One window of the Pseudomonadota bacterium genome contains the following:
- a CDS encoding Ppx/GppA phosphatase family protein: MKYASIDIGTNTVLLLIVDAGKDVRDVLDISTITRLGEGLKKRGNLSKRAMTRTFSALKNYKELAERHGVKGVYCVGTSALREAKNSEAFLRLVKDKLGISIRVISGYEEAYYTYLSIKHDERMKGEQFIIIDIGGGSTEVIKGNREEFTNFVSLPIGSVKLTEMFVRHDPPEDNEIASLTGFIRETISFPFDGKNCRVIGTAGTITNLASIILGLENYDKSRIHGLNILYKDIGGVIKRLKAMTTPERRAIRGMEKGREDIILQGIILLKEIMSYFKADEIIVSANGVRYGVIYEKLGSLLQ, translated from the coding sequence ATGAAATATGCCTCTATTGATATTGGGACTAATACTGTTTTGCTTTTGATAGTTGATGCAGGTAAAGATGTGCGGGATGTCCTTGACATATCTACCATTACAAGGTTGGGGGAGGGTTTAAAGAAAAGGGGCAACCTTTCGAAAAGGGCAATGACACGGACATTCTCAGCCTTAAAAAACTATAAAGAACTTGCGGAAAGACATGGGGTTAAGGGTGTTTACTGTGTGGGAACGAGTGCTCTGAGGGAAGCAAAAAACAGTGAAGCCTTTTTAAGGCTGGTGAAAGATAAACTGGGTATCTCCATCAGAGTAATAAGTGGGTACGAAGAGGCTTATTATACGTATCTTTCAATAAAACATGATGAGCGGATGAAGGGAGAGCAGTTCATCATCATTGATATCGGTGGTGGAAGCACAGAAGTTATAAAGGGTAATAGAGAGGAATTTACAAATTTTGTCTCCTTACCAATAGGTTCTGTGAAACTAACCGAGATGTTTGTCAGGCATGACCCTCCAGAAGATAATGAAATTGCATCTTTAACAGGTTTTATCAGAGAAACAATTTCATTTCCTTTTGATGGAAAGAATTGCAGGGTCATAGGAACTGCCGGTACAATAACAAACCTTGCGAGTATTATTCTCGGCCTTGAAAATTATGACAAAAGCAGAATCCATGGCCTTAATATATTGTATAAAGATATTGGAGGTGTGATAAAGAGATTGAAGGCTATGACAACACCTGAAAGAAGGGCAATCAGGGGCATGGAGAAGGGTAGGGAGGATATTATCCTCCAGGGTATTATTCTTTTGAAAGAAATTATGTCGTACTTCAAAGCGGATGAGATAATCGTAAGCGCAAATGGCGTGCGGTATGGGGTTATTTATGAAAAGCTGGGATCCCTTCTCCAATAG